In the genome of Pseudomonas sp. LBUM920, one region contains:
- a CDS encoding MFS transporter, whose amino-acid sequence MLFPILLLSAAGFTVLTTEFIIVGLLPSIARDLDVTVSQAGLLVTLFAFTVAAFGPFLTAYFARFGRKRLFISILIMFGVANTVAALAPNIWVMAVARLIPALGLPVFWALASETAVDIVGPEYAGRAIEKIGFGIVCATVFGIPVGTLISDMFGWRTAFAILAVVALAKALLLFIYLPVTKPKNDQVTLRSQFKILRNPVMQGHILLSILVFSGMFTAYTYLADILERLAGFDGTLVGWCLMGFGAVGLLGNSLGGRAVDRHPLIASMVFCGFMIAGMVALVPAIHSTIGLAAAMAVWGVTQAAMFLVSHVRLMKAAPHAPAFAASLNIAGANLGIGLGAMVGGHVIDTLGLGSLGFAASGFILVSILLALWLMTARQPVASHA is encoded by the coding sequence ATGCTGTTTCCCATCCTGCTGCTGTCGGCCGCCGGCTTCACCGTGCTGACCACAGAATTCATTATCGTCGGCCTGTTGCCGTCCATTGCCCGGGACTTGGATGTCACCGTGTCCCAGGCCGGGCTGCTGGTGACCTTGTTTGCCTTTACCGTGGCGGCGTTTGGCCCGTTTCTCACGGCGTACTTCGCGCGCTTCGGGCGCAAGCGTTTGTTCATCAGCATTCTGATCATGTTTGGCGTGGCCAATACGGTGGCCGCGCTGGCGCCGAATATTTGGGTGATGGCAGTGGCACGGTTGATCCCCGCGTTGGGGCTGCCGGTGTTCTGGGCCTTGGCCAGTGAAACCGCAGTGGATATCGTTGGCCCTGAATACGCCGGGCGCGCCATCGAAAAGATTGGCTTTGGCATCGTCTGCGCCACCGTGTTCGGCATTCCAGTGGGCACATTGATTTCGGACATGTTCGGCTGGCGCACTGCGTTCGCGATCCTCGCCGTGGTGGCGTTGGCCAAGGCGTTGCTGCTGTTTATCTACCTGCCGGTGACTAAGCCGAAGAACGATCAAGTCACCCTGCGCTCGCAGTTCAAGATCCTGCGCAACCCGGTGATGCAAGGCCATATTCTGCTGTCGATCCTGGTGTTCAGCGGCATGTTCACCGCTTACACCTACCTGGCCGACATCCTCGAGCGCCTGGCCGGGTTCGACGGCACCCTGGTGGGCTGGTGCCTGATGGGCTTTGGCGCGGTCGGCCTGCTCGGCAACTCCCTGGGCGGGCGCGCAGTGGATCGCCACCCCTTGATCGCCTCCATGGTGTTCTGCGGGTTCATGATCGCAGGCATGGTGGCCTTGGTTCCGGCAATTCACTCAACGATTGGCCTGGCGGCGGCGATGGCCGTGTGGGGCGTGACCCAGGCGGCGATGTTCCTGGTCAGCCATGTGCGGTTGATGAAGGCCGCGCCCCATGCCCCGGCGTTTGCCGCGTCGTTGAATATTGCTGGCGCCAACCTTGGGATCGGCTTGGGCGCAATGGTCGGCGGGCATGTGATCGACACCCTCGGCCTTGGCAGCCTGGGTTTTGCGGCGTCCGGTTTTATCCTGGTGTCGATCTTGCTGGCGCTGTGGCTGATGACCGCCAGGCAACCGGTCGCATCCCACGCCTGA
- a CDS encoding shikimate 5-dehydrogenase, whose product MQMHPNKDTQLCMSLSARPGNFGLRFHNHLYEQLGLNFYYKAFSSQDLPGAIGGIRALGVRGCGVSMPFKEASIALVDELDDSVKAIASLNTIVNTNGHLKAYNTDYIAVEQLLKKHAVPKQSTFALRGSGGMAKAVASALRDGGYAHGVIVARNEVAGRALAHSLGYEWQAELGDLRPQMLVNVTPIGMTGGAEADQLAFEAEAVDAADTVFDVVAIPAETPLIVRGRAKGKRVITGLEVIAIQALEQFVLYTGVRPTDEQFQAAVAFARN is encoded by the coding sequence ATGCAGATGCACCCCAACAAGGACACCCAGCTGTGTATGTCATTGTCGGCGCGCCCCGGGAATTTTGGCTTGCGTTTCCATAACCATCTGTATGAACAGTTGGGTCTGAACTTCTACTATAAAGCCTTCAGCAGCCAGGATTTACCCGGCGCGATCGGCGGTATACGCGCACTGGGCGTTCGCGGTTGCGGCGTTTCCATGCCATTCAAGGAAGCCAGCATTGCGTTGGTCGATGAGCTGGACGACTCGGTCAAGGCCATTGCCTCCCTCAACACCATCGTCAACACCAACGGCCATCTCAAGGCCTACAACACCGACTACATCGCCGTCGAGCAACTGCTGAAAAAGCACGCGGTACCGAAGCAATCCACCTTTGCCCTGCGCGGCAGCGGCGGAATGGCCAAGGCCGTGGCCAGTGCCTTGCGCGACGGTGGTTACGCCCATGGCGTGATTGTGGCGCGTAACGAAGTGGCCGGTCGGGCCTTGGCGCACAGCCTGGGCTACGAATGGCAGGCAGAGCTGGGGGACTTGCGCCCGCAGATGTTGGTCAACGTGACACCGATCGGCATGACCGGTGGGGCAGAGGCGGATCAACTGGCGTTTGAAGCAGAAGCTGTGGATGCCGCCGATACCGTCTTCGATGTCGTGGCGATTCCCGCCGAAACGCCGCTGATCGTGCGCGGGCGGGCCAAAGGCAAGCGAGTAATTACCGGGCTTGAAGTGATCGCGATCCAGGCGTTGGAGCAATTTGTGCTGTACACCGGCGTGCGGCCAACGGATGAACAGTTTCAGGCCGCAGTGGCCTTCGCCCGAAATTAA
- the sstT gene encoding serine/threonine transporter SstT, with protein sequence MTAAPSLLQRLARVSLVTQIILGLVAGILLALFAPEAAKATGFIGKVFVAALKAVAPILVFVLVMASIASHKHGQETHIKPILFLYLLGTFAAAVVAVIASTLFPSMLVLATHDASVSAPGGIGEVLQSLLLSVVDNPVSALMNANFIGILAWAIGMGIAIRHAGETTRTVLEDLSNGVTLIVRMVIRFAPLGIFGLVASTLATSGFGALLGYVHLLMVLIGCMLFVALVVNPAIVFWKLRRNPYPLVLMCLRESGITAFFTRSSAANIPVNLALSKRLGLHEDTYSVSIPLGATINMAGAAITITVLTLAAVHTLGIAVDLPTAVLLSVVAAICACGASGVAGGSLLLIPLACSLFGIPSEVAMQVVAVGFIIGVLQDSAETALNSSTDVLFTAAACLGKDEQLA encoded by the coding sequence ATGACTGCTGCCCCTTCCCTCCTGCAACGACTGGCTCGCGTCAGCCTGGTCACGCAAATCATCCTCGGCCTGGTCGCCGGCATCCTTCTCGCGTTGTTCGCGCCAGAGGCGGCCAAGGCCACCGGTTTTATCGGCAAGGTGTTTGTCGCCGCGCTCAAGGCCGTGGCGCCGATTCTGGTCTTCGTGTTGGTGATGGCATCGATTGCCAGTCATAAACACGGCCAGGAAACCCATATCAAGCCGATCCTGTTTCTGTACCTGCTAGGCACATTCGCTGCCGCCGTGGTCGCAGTGATTGCCAGCACGTTGTTCCCCTCGATGCTGGTGCTCGCCACCCACGATGCCAGCGTCAGTGCGCCCGGCGGCATCGGCGAGGTGCTGCAAAGCCTGTTGCTCAGTGTGGTGGATAACCCGGTCAGCGCACTGATGAACGCCAACTTCATCGGCATTTTGGCCTGGGCCATCGGCATGGGCATCGCGATTCGTCACGCGGGTGAAACCACCCGCACCGTGCTGGAGGATTTGTCCAACGGCGTGACACTGATCGTGCGCATGGTGATTCGCTTCGCACCGCTTGGCATCTTCGGCCTCGTGGCCTCAACCTTGGCCACTTCGGGCTTCGGCGCCCTGCTCGGCTACGTTCACCTGCTGATGGTGCTGATCGGCTGCATGCTGTTCGTGGCGCTGGTAGTGAACCCGGCCATCGTGTTCTGGAAACTGCGCCGCAACCCGTACCCGCTGGTGCTGATGTGCCTGCGTGAGAGCGGCATTACTGCTTTCTTCACCCGCAGTTCGGCGGCAAATATTCCGGTGAACCTGGCGCTGAGTAAACGCCTGGGCCTGCATGAAGACACCTACTCGGTGTCGATTCCGCTGGGCGCCACCATCAATATGGCCGGTGCGGCAATTACCATCACCGTGCTGACACTCGCAGCGGTTCACACCCTCGGCATTGCCGTCGACCTGCCGACCGCCGTGCTGCTCAGCGTAGTCGCGGCGATCTGTGCGTGTGGGGCGTCGGGTGTGGCCGGTGGCTCGCTGCTGTTGATTCCACTGGCGTGCAGCCTGTTTGGTATTCCCAGCGAAGTCGCCATGCAGGTGGTGGCCGTCGGTTTCATCATCGGCGTGCTGCAGGATTCGGCGGAAACCGCGCTCAACTCGTCCACCGATGTGCTGTTTACCGCTGCGGCGTGCCTGGGCAAGGATGAGCAATTGGCTTAA
- the nhaR gene encoding transcriptional activator NhaR, with protein MLNYRQLHYFWVVAKTGSIVRACEQLNLTPQTISGQISLLEQTFGIGLFQRVGRQLELTEAGRRALPYAEQMFQTGNELEALLRAEPNEQQILFRVGVADVVPKSIVYRLIAPTMELSEPIRITCREDKLDRLLADLAIQRLDLVISDSPMPTHLDIKGYSQKLGECGISFFATQALADRYGGDFPQCLQGAPLLIPGAETVVRSRLQRWFAEQKIQPKIIGEFDDSALMQAFGQSGSGIFIAPSVIADEVVRQYGVALMGQTDAVTESFYAISVERKIKHPGIVAITEGARRELFTALP; from the coding sequence ATGCTCAATTACCGACAACTGCATTACTTCTGGGTAGTGGCCAAGACCGGCAGCATCGTGCGCGCCTGTGAGCAATTGAACCTCACGCCGCAGACCATCAGCGGTCAGATCAGTCTGCTTGAGCAAACCTTTGGTATCGGGCTGTTTCAACGCGTCGGGCGCCAGTTGGAACTGACTGAGGCCGGGCGCCGCGCCCTGCCCTACGCCGAGCAGATGTTCCAGACCGGTAATGAGCTGGAGGCGTTGCTGCGCGCAGAGCCAAACGAACAGCAGATCCTGTTCCGGGTCGGCGTCGCGGACGTGGTGCCTAAATCCATCGTGTACCGGCTGATCGCGCCGACCATGGAGCTGAGCGAACCGATCCGCATCACCTGCCGCGAAGATAAACTCGACCGCCTGCTGGCCGACCTGGCGATCCAGCGCCTGGACTTGGTGATTTCCGACAGCCCCATGCCCACACACCTGGACATCAAGGGCTACAGCCAGAAGCTGGGTGAATGCGGTATCAGTTTTTTCGCCACCCAGGCATTGGCTGACAGGTATGGCGGCGATTTCCCACAATGCTTGCAGGGCGCACCGCTGTTGATTCCGGGCGCCGAGACGGTGGTGCGCAGCCGCTTGCAGCGCTGGTTTGCCGAGCAGAAGATCCAACCGAAGATCATCGGCGAGTTCGACGACAGCGCCTTGATGCAGGCATTCGGGCAATCCGGCAGCGGCATTTTTATTGCCCCCAGCGTGATTGCCGATGAGGTGGTGCGCCAGTATGGCGTGGCACTGATGGGCCAGACCGATGCGGTCACCGAGTCGTTTTACGCGATCTCGGTGGAACGCAAAATCAAGCACCCCGGCATTGTGGCGATTACCGAAGGGGCAAGGCGCGAGCTGTTTACCGCCCTGCCCTGA
- a CDS encoding DUF1993 family protein, producing MTISLYAASIPVFKQMLNALSDVLNKAEAHATAKNIEPNALLQARLFPDMFQLVRQVQIAVDFAKGVSARLAEIEVPKYEDSEVTFADLQALIAKVLAFVDTIKPEQIDGKEGIEIITRPGTPKEKRFSGQSYLLTYGLPQFFFHVTTAYALLRHNGVEVGKRDYMGAF from the coding sequence ATGACTATTTCCCTGTACGCCGCCTCCATCCCGGTCTTCAAGCAAATGCTCAACGCCCTGAGCGATGTGCTGAACAAAGCCGAAGCCCACGCCACCGCCAAGAACATCGAGCCAAACGCCTTGCTGCAGGCGCGTTTGTTTCCGGACATGTTCCAGCTGGTGCGCCAGGTCCAGATCGCTGTCGACTTCGCCAAAGGCGTTTCCGCGCGTCTGGCCGAGATCGAAGTGCCGAAATACGAAGACAGCGAAGTGACCTTCGCCGACCTGCAAGCACTGATCGCCAAGGTGCTGGCATTTGTCGACACCATCAAGCCTGAGCAAATCGACGGCAAGGAAGGCATCGAGATCATCACCCGCCCAGGCACGCCGAAAGAAAAGCGCTTCAGCGGCCAGTCCTACCTGCTGACCTACGGCCTGCCGCAGTTCTTCTTCCACGTCACTACCGCTTACGCTTTGCTGCGTCACAACGGTGTGGAAGTGGGCAAGCGTGATTACATGGGCGCTTTCTAA
- a CDS encoding TerC family protein, with protein sequence MDYLLQLAASPTAWVALATLIVMEIVLGIDNLIFISILTNKLPEKHRAKARRIGISMALVLRLGLLSTIAFIVQLTAPVFEIFGQAFSWKDMILIAGGLFLVWKATTEIHHSMDPEPEAKETVSNAVTIGFAAAIGQILLLDLVFSIDSIITAVGMTEHLPIMIIAVVVSVIVMLVAAEPLAKFINDNPTVVMLALGFLIMIGMTLIAEGFGAHVPKGYVYAAMAFSAAIECLNIARRNRHQRLLAARQ encoded by the coding sequence ATGGATTACCTTTTACAACTGGCCGCCAGCCCCACCGCCTGGGTCGCACTGGCCACCTTGATCGTGATGGAAATCGTGCTGGGCATCGACAACCTGATCTTTATCTCGATTCTCACCAACAAATTACCCGAGAAGCATCGGGCCAAGGCACGCCGCATTGGTATCAGCATGGCGTTGGTATTGCGCCTGGGCCTGTTGAGTACCATCGCGTTTATCGTGCAGTTGACGGCACCGGTGTTCGAAATCTTCGGCCAGGCGTTTTCGTGGAAGGACATGATCCTGATCGCCGGTGGCCTGTTCCTGGTGTGGAAGGCGACCACCGAAATCCATCACAGCATGGACCCCGAGCCAGAGGCGAAAGAAACCGTCAGCAATGCCGTGACCATTGGCTTCGCCGCGGCCATCGGCCAGATCCTGCTGCTCGACCTGGTGTTCTCCATCGACAGCATCATCACCGCCGTGGGCATGACCGAGCACTTGCCGATCATGATCATTGCTGTGGTGGTTTCGGTGATCGTGATGCTGGTGGCGGCTGAACCGTTGGCCAAGTTCATCAACGACAACCCGACCGTGGTCATGCTGGCTCTGGGCTTTTTGATCATGATCGGCATGACGCTGATCGCCGAAGGCTTCGGCGCCCATGTGCCAAAAGGCTACGTGTATGCGGCCATGGCGTTCTCGGCAGCGATTGAGTGCTTGAACATCGCACGACGCAATCGCCACCAGCGTTTGCTCGCCGCGAGGCAGTAA
- a CDS encoding YceH family protein produces the protein MTAEHDTETPEPRLTSTEIRILGCLIEKQATNPETYPLTLNALVLACNQKTSREPVTNLSQGQVGQSLRALEGQGFTRLVMGSRADRWEHRVDKALELVPAQVILIGLLFLRGPQTVNELLTRSGRMHDFEDAEQVVHQLERLIARGLAVLVPRQAGQREDRYTHALGDPADIEVILAARGNPVERSTGAVSLDRIEELESRIAALEERLAHLEQA, from the coding sequence ATGACCGCCGAGCACGACACCGAGACCCCTGAGCCGCGCCTGACCAGCACGGAAATCCGCATCCTGGGCTGCCTGATCGAGAAACAGGCGACCAACCCGGAAACCTACCCGCTGACCCTTAACGCCCTGGTGCTGGCGTGCAACCAGAAGACCAGCCGCGAACCGGTGACGAACCTCAGCCAGGGCCAGGTCGGCCAAAGCCTGCGCGCGCTGGAAGGCCAGGGTTTTACCCGCCTGGTGATGGGGAGCCGCGCCGACCGCTGGGAACATCGCGTGGACAAGGCGCTGGAGCTGGTGCCGGCCCAGGTGATCCTGATCGGGCTGCTGTTTCTGCGCGGGCCACAGACGGTCAATGAATTGCTGACTCGCAGCGGACGCATGCATGATTTTGAAGACGCCGAGCAAGTCGTACACCAGCTGGAGCGTTTGATCGCGCGCGGGCTGGCGGTGCTGGTGCCGCGTCAGGCCGGGCAGCGCGAAGACCGTTATACCCATGCGCTGGGGGACCCGGCGGATATCGAGGTGATTCTGGCGGCACGGGGGAATCCGGTGGAGCGGTCAACGGGGGCGGTTTCTCTGGATCGTATCGAAGAGCTTGAATCCCGAATCGCAGCGCTTGAAGAACGCCTGGCACACCTGGAACAGGCATAA
- the selD gene encoding selenide, water dikinase SelD, producing MNEPIRLTQYSHGAGCGCKISPQVLEVILAGSGAQNLDPNLWVGNASRDDAAVYAIDDERGVVSTTDFFMPIVDDPFDFGRIAATNAISDIYAMGGDPLMAIAILGWPVNVLAPEVAREVIRGGRSVCDAAGIPLAGGHSIDAPEPIFGLAVTGIVQKRHMKRNDTATAGCKLYLTKPMGIGILTTAEKKGKLREADIGLARDWMCTLNKPGSRFGKLAGVTAMTDVTGFGLLGHLVEMADGSGLTARIEYQKVPRLAGIEDYLDQGCMPGGTLRNFDSYSSKLGRLQELHKRVLCDPQTSGGLLIAVTPEGDAEFHTVAAELDLSLEPIGELVERQTHAVEVF from the coding sequence ATGAACGAGCCGATTCGCCTCACCCAGTACAGCCACGGCGCGGGTTGCGGCTGCAAGATTTCACCGCAAGTGCTGGAAGTGATTCTTGCCGGCAGCGGCGCACAGAACCTCGACCCCAACCTGTGGGTCGGCAACGCCTCACGCGACGACGCGGCGGTGTACGCCATCGATGACGAGCGCGGCGTGGTCTCCACCACCGATTTTTTCATGCCGATTGTCGATGATCCCTTCGACTTCGGCCGTATTGCCGCCACCAACGCAATCAGCGACATCTACGCCATGGGCGGCGACCCGTTGATGGCCATCGCCATTCTGGGTTGGCCAGTGAATGTACTGGCGCCGGAAGTTGCCCGCGAAGTCATCCGTGGCGGCCGTTCGGTGTGCGACGCCGCCGGCATTCCGTTGGCCGGTGGGCACTCCATTGATGCGCCAGAGCCGATCTTTGGTCTGGCCGTCACCGGCATCGTGCAAAAACGCCACATGAAGCGTAACGACACCGCTACTGCCGGCTGCAAGCTGTACCTGACCAAGCCTATGGGCATCGGTATCCTCACCACTGCCGAGAAGAAGGGCAAACTGCGCGAAGCGGATATCGGCCTGGCCCGTGACTGGATGTGCACGCTCAACAAACCTGGTAGTCGTTTCGGCAAGTTGGCCGGCGTAACCGCCATGACCGATGTCACTGGTTTCGGTCTGTTGGGGCACCTAGTGGAAATGGCTGACGGCAGTGGTCTCACGGCGCGCATCGAATACCAAAAGGTCCCACGCCTGGCCGGGATCGAGGACTACCTCGATCAAGGCTGTATGCCCGGTGGCACCTTGCGTAACTTCGACAGTTATTCGAGCAAGCTCGGGCGCCTGCAAGAACTGCACAAGCGCGTGCTCTGTGACCCGCAAACCAGCGGCGGCCTGCTGATCGCCGTTACCCCCGAAGGCGACGCCGAATTCCACACCGTGGCCGCCGAACTGGACCTGAGCCTTGAGCCCATCGGCGAACTGGTTGAGCGACAGACCCACGCGGTAGAGGTGTTTTGA